One window of Gloeothece citriformis PCC 7424 genomic DNA carries:
- the cysE gene encoding serine O-acetyltransferase — translation MIPSLIADFRIIFERDPAARNWLEVIVCYPGLQALVFHRFAHWLYCIGIPFIPRFISHLARFLTGIEIHPGATIGQGVFIDHGMGVVIGETAIIGNYALIYQGVTLGGTGKETGKRHPTLGENVVVGAGAKVLGNIMIGNNVRIGAGSVVLRDVPSDCTVVGVPGRLIYRSGVRVDPLEHGNLPDSEATAIRTLLDRIEALEKQVEELKQSQSPKDIEPIKGLEMAENTQQLTLKPEYCKITEKELRQFLEW, via the coding sequence GTGATACCTTCACTCATTGCTGACTTCCGCATAATTTTCGAGCGTGACCCCGCAGCCCGCAATTGGCTTGAGGTAATAGTTTGCTATCCTGGGTTACAAGCACTTGTATTTCATCGCTTCGCCCATTGGCTCTATTGTATCGGCATTCCTTTCATTCCCCGATTTATTTCTCATCTAGCTCGCTTTTTAACGGGAATAGAAATACACCCAGGAGCAACCATCGGTCAAGGAGTTTTCATCGATCATGGGATGGGAGTCGTCATCGGTGAAACAGCCATCATTGGCAATTATGCCCTAATCTATCAAGGTGTTACCCTAGGAGGAACTGGCAAAGAAACCGGCAAACGTCACCCCACTCTAGGAGAAAATGTTGTCGTCGGTGCAGGTGCTAAAGTTCTCGGTAATATTATGATCGGCAATAATGTGCGGATCGGTGCTGGCTCAGTTGTCTTGCGCGATGTTCCCTCCGATTGTACAGTCGTAGGAGTTCCGGGTCGTTTAATTTATCGCTCTGGTGTCCGAGTTGATCCTCTAGAACATGGTAACTTACCCGATTCAGAAGCAACCGCTATTCGTACTCTATTAGATCGCATTGAAGCCCTAGAAAAACAAGTAGAAGAATTAAAACAAAGCCAGTCGCCAAAAGACATTGAGCCTATTAAAGGCTTGGAAATGGCCGAAAATACCCAACAATTAACCTTAAAGCCTGAATATTGTAAGATCACCGAAAAGGAACTGCGCCAATTTTTAGAATGGTAA
- the rplC gene encoding 50S ribosomal protein L3, which produces MSVGILGTKLGMTQIFDKETGIAIPVTVIHAGPCPITQVKTPATDGYNSIQIGYGEVKEKALNKPKLGHLKKSASTPVRHLKEYRLENAADYQLGDGIKVDLFKPGDLVDVAGKTIGRGFAGYQKRHNFKRGSMTHGSKNHRLPGSTGAGTTPGRVYPGKRMAGRYGGTQVTIRKLTVVQIDTERNLILIKGAVPGKPGNLLSITPAKTVGK; this is translated from the coding sequence GTGTCAGTTGGTATTTTAGGTACAAAACTGGGCATGACCCAAATCTTTGACAAAGAAACGGGAATTGCCATACCCGTAACCGTCATTCATGCCGGTCCATGTCCAATCACCCAAGTTAAAACCCCAGCAACAGATGGATACAACTCCATCCAAATCGGTTACGGGGAAGTCAAAGAAAAAGCCCTCAACAAACCTAAATTAGGGCATTTAAAAAAATCGGCATCAACACCTGTCCGACATCTTAAAGAATATCGATTAGAAAATGCAGCCGACTATCAACTCGGCGATGGAATTAAAGTTGATCTATTTAAACCGGGTGATTTAGTCGATGTTGCTGGTAAAACCATAGGACGAGGGTTTGCCGGCTATCAGAAACGTCATAACTTTAAAAGAGGGTCAATGACTCACGGGTCTAAAAACCACCGCTTACCCGGTTCAACGGGAGCAGGAACAACCCCCGGACGGGTTTATCCGGGTAAAAGAATGGCGGGACGATACGGCGGAACTCAAGTCACCATCCGTAAACTAACCGTTGTGCAAATAGACACCGAACGGAATTTAATCTTAATTAAAGGGGCTGTACCCGGCAAACCCGGCAATCTATTAAGTATTACACCAGCCAAAACCGTTGGAAAATAG
- the rplD gene encoding 50S ribosomal protein L4, translating into MVNCVVKNWQGDEVGQTSLELKVAKEETASHILHRAVVRHLANARQGNASTKTRAEVRGGGRKPWRQKGTGRARAGSNRSPLWRGGGVIFGPKPRDYSQKMNRKERRLALRTALNSKAENLIIVENFAPELPQPKTKELALALTRWGVTEKDKVLLILSEIPENISLSARNICNVKLIRADSINVYDILSASKLVATSDALAKILEVYSD; encoded by the coding sequence ATGGTTAACTGTGTCGTTAAAAACTGGCAAGGGGACGAAGTAGGACAGACATCCCTAGAACTCAAAGTTGCCAAAGAAGAAACAGCATCACATATCCTTCATCGAGCCGTTGTCCGGCATCTCGCTAACGCCCGTCAAGGCAATGCCTCTACCAAAACCCGAGCAGAAGTGAGAGGGGGCGGACGCAAACCCTGGAGACAAAAAGGAACAGGACGGGCACGGGCGGGATCAAATCGTTCTCCGTTATGGCGAGGCGGTGGGGTAATTTTTGGGCCTAAACCCAGAGATTACAGCCAAAAAATGAACCGCAAAGAAAGACGACTCGCATTAAGAACCGCATTAAATAGTAAAGCGGAAAATTTAATCATTGTCGAAAACTTTGCCCCCGAATTGCCCCAACCGAAAACCAAAGAATTAGCCTTAGCCCTAACTCGTTGGGGAGTAACAGAAAAAGACAAAGTCTTACTCATCCTGTCGGAAATTCCCGAAAACATCTCTCTCTCTGCTCGTAATATCTGTAACGTAAAATTGATTAGAGCAGATAGCATTAATGTTTATGACATTCTATCGGCCAGTAAATTAGTGGCCACCTCCGACGCTTTAGCCAAAATTCTGGAGGTCTACAGTGACTAA
- a CDS encoding 50S ribosomal protein L23, which translates to MKHTPKTQTKINPRDLADLIIKPIVTEKATRLLEENKYVFNVNPKATKPDIKAAIEALFDVTVIQVNTFHLAPKKKRVGRFLGYKPHYKRAIVTLQEGDSIILFPEV; encoded by the coding sequence ATTAAGCATACGCCTAAGACTCAAACAAAAATCAACCCCAGAGATCTTGCCGATCTCATCATTAAACCCATTGTTACCGAAAAAGCCACCCGTTTACTCGAAGAAAACAAATACGTTTTTAACGTAAACCCCAAAGCCACCAAACCAGACATCAAAGCCGCCATCGAAGCCCTATTTGATGTCACCGTTATCCAAGTTAACACCTTCCACTTAGCTCCCAAGAAAAAAAGAGTCGGTCGATTTCTCGGATACAAACCCCATTACAAACGGGCAATTGTCACTCTACAAGAAGGAGACTCCATCATTCTCTTCCCAGAAGTGTAG
- the rplB gene encoding 50S ribosomal protein L2 — translation MGIRTFRPYTPGTRQASVSDFSEITKTQPEKSLTTYKHSSQGRNNRGVVTSRHRGGGHKRLYRIIDFRRDKHNIPAKVAAIEYDPNRNARIALLYYQDGEKRYILAPADLKVGSTVISGEDAPFEIGNALPLWRIPLGSEVHNIELVAGRGGQMVRAAGASAQVVAKEGNYVTLRLPSKEVRMVRKECYATIGKVGNADVRNLKLGKAGRSRHRGKRPHVRGSVMNPVDHPHGGGEGRAPIGRPGPVTPWGKPALGAKTRNRKKASSKLIIRRRNQS, via the coding sequence ATGGGTATTCGTACTTTTAGACCCTATACACCCGGAACTAGACAGGCGAGTGTATCCGACTTTTCGGAAATTACCAAAACCCAGCCTGAAAAGTCCCTAACCACATACAAACACAGTTCTCAAGGGCGCAATAATCGTGGAGTTGTCACCAGTCGCCATCGCGGTGGCGGCCATAAACGCCTTTATCGGATTATCGACTTTCGACGAGATAAACACAACATCCCCGCCAAAGTAGCTGCGATCGAATATGATCCTAACCGCAATGCTCGGATCGCCCTCCTCTATTATCAAGATGGAGAAAAGCGCTATATTCTCGCTCCGGCAGACTTAAAAGTCGGTAGCACCGTGATTTCCGGCGAAGATGCCCCCTTTGAAATCGGTAATGCTCTCCCCCTATGGCGAATTCCTCTCGGTTCAGAAGTTCATAACATCGAACTCGTAGCCGGTCGAGGAGGACAAATGGTTAGAGCCGCCGGTGCATCCGCCCAAGTCGTAGCAAAAGAAGGAAACTATGTCACCCTCAGACTGCCCTCAAAGGAAGTCCGTATGGTGAGAAAAGAATGCTACGCCACTATAGGAAAAGTCGGTAACGCTGATGTGAGAAACTTAAAACTCGGTAAAGCCGGGCGTTCCCGTCACCGAGGAAAAAGACCTCATGTTCGAGGAAGTGTCATGAACCCGGTGGATCACCCACATGGTGGTGGAGAAGGCCGCGCTCCCATTGGAAGACCCGGCCCTGTAACTCCTTGGGGTAAACCGGCCTTAGGGGCAAAAACCCGTAACCGCAAAAAAGCGAGTAGCAAACTCATTATCCGCCGTCGTAACCAATCCTAA
- the rpsS gene encoding 30S ribosomal protein S19 codes for MARSLKKGPFVADHLLSKIEKLNEKGEKQVIKTWSRASTIIPDMVGHTIAVHNGKQHVPIFISEQMVGHKLGEFAPTRTFRGHAKSDKKARR; via the coding sequence ATGGCTCGTTCTCTTAAAAAAGGACCTTTTGTCGCCGATCATCTCCTTAGTAAAATTGAAAAATTGAATGAAAAAGGAGAAAAACAGGTCATCAAAACCTGGTCAAGAGCCTCTACTATCATTCCCGATATGGTCGGTCATACCATCGCAGTTCACAACGGCAAACAGCACGTCCCCATTTTTATCTCAGAACAAATGGTAGGACATAAACTCGGTGAATTTGCTCCCACCCGAACCTTTAGAGGACACGCTAAAAGCGATAAAAAAGCAAGAAGATAA
- the rplV gene encoding 50S ribosomal protein L22: MAVDTTNEVKAIARYVRMSPYKVRRVLDQIRGRTYREALIILEFMPYKACDVILKLLRSAVANAEHNNGLDPTTLVVSKAYADGGPSLRRFRARAQGRAYQIRKPTCHITLFVAPALEE, encoded by the coding sequence ATAGCAGTAGATACAACTAATGAAGTTAAAGCGATCGCTCGCTATGTGCGAATGTCACCCTATAAAGTTCGCCGAGTATTAGATCAAATTCGCGGTCGCACTTACAGAGAAGCTCTGATCATCCTAGAGTTCATGCCCTATAAAGCTTGCGATGTAATCCTAAAACTATTGCGTTCAGCCGTAGCTAACGCAGAACATAACAACGGACTTGATCCCACCACCCTAGTTGTCAGCAAAGCCTACGCTGATGGAGGCCCCAGTCTGAGACGCTTTCGAGCTAGGGCACAAGGACGAGCCTATCAAATTCGCAAACCAACTTGTCATATTACCCTCTTCGTTGCTCCTGCACTAGAGGAATAA
- the rpsC gene encoding 30S ribosomal protein S3 has translation MGQKIHPVGFRLGITKEHKSRWFADKYHYPELLQEDRKIRQYVEKNLSNAGISDIRIERKADQVDIEIHTARPGVVVGRGGSGIEALRVGLQNALGGHRQIRINVVEVARVDADATLIAEYIAQQLERRVSFRRVVRQAIQRAQRAEVKGIKVQVSGRLNGAEIARTEWIREGRVPLHTLRADIDFAYRTAKTIYGILGVKIWVFKGEIIPGQEEQAPAQPATTPKRQRRRQQFEDRSNE, from the coding sequence ATGGGACAAAAAATACATCCAGTGGGTTTTCGTCTCGGCATTACTAAAGAGCATAAATCTCGATGGTTCGCCGATAAGTACCACTATCCAGAATTATTACAAGAAGACCGCAAAATTCGTCAATACGTCGAAAAAAACCTCAGCAATGCCGGAATTTCTGACATCCGTATCGAGCGTAAAGCCGATCAAGTCGACATAGAAATTCACACTGCCAGACCAGGGGTAGTAGTCGGTCGGGGAGGAAGTGGCATAGAAGCCTTACGGGTAGGGTTACAAAATGCCCTAGGCGGTCACCGACAAATCCGTATTAACGTCGTCGAAGTCGCCAGAGTTGATGCCGATGCTACCCTCATCGCCGAATACATCGCCCAACAACTAGAACGAAGAGTTTCCTTCCGCCGAGTCGTTCGTCAAGCCATCCAACGGGCACAACGAGCAGAAGTCAAAGGGATCAAAGTTCAAGTCAGTGGTCGTCTCAACGGCGCAGAAATTGCCAGAACAGAATGGATTCGAGAAGGGAGAGTTCCCCTCCATACCCTCCGGGCTGACATAGACTTCGCCTATCGTACCGCTAAAACCATTTACGGCATTTTAGGGGTCAAAATCTGGGTCTTCAAAGGAGAAATTATTCCCGGACAAGAAGAACAAGCTCCCGCCCAACCCGCCACTACTCCGAAACGTCAGCGCCGTCGTCAGCAATTTGAAGACCGCTCTAATGAATAG
- the rplP gene encoding 50S ribosomal protein L16 yields MLSPRRTKFRKQQRGRMKGLASRGNTINFGDFGLQATEPCWITSRQIEAARRAITRYVRRGGKIWIRIFPDKPITMRPAETRMGSGKGSPEFWVAVVKPGRIMFEIAGVSEEIAREAMRLAAQKLPIKTKFVGREEEYN; encoded by the coding sequence ATGCTAAGTCCTAGAAGAACAAAATTCCGCAAACAACAACGCGGACGGATGAAGGGTTTGGCCAGTCGAGGTAACACCATTAACTTTGGAGATTTTGGACTCCAAGCCACTGAACCCTGTTGGATCACCTCCCGCCAAATAGAAGCAGCCCGTCGGGCGATTACCCGTTATGTTCGTCGTGGCGGAAAAATTTGGATTCGTATCTTCCCGGATAAACCAATTACCATGCGCCCCGCAGAAACTCGGATGGGATCAGGTAAAGGTTCTCCTGAGTTTTGGGTAGCTGTCGTTAAACCCGGACGAATTATGTTTGAAATTGCCGGAGTAAGTGAAGAAATTGCCCGGGAAGCAATGCGTCTGGCGGCTCAAAAATTACCCATTAAAACCAAGTTTGTGGGCCGTGAGGAAGAATATAACTAA
- the rpmC gene encoding 50S ribosomal protein L29: MALPKIEDARKLSDEELAEEIAATKRKLFDLRFQQATRRLEKPHEFKHTKHRLGQLMTVEREREIAQTEIAVNSEQ, translated from the coding sequence ATGGCTCTCCCAAAAATAGAAGATGCTAGAAAATTAAGTGACGAAGAATTAGCCGAAGAAATCGCAGCCACCAAGCGCAAGCTCTTTGACCTACGGTTTCAACAAGCTACTCGTCGCTTAGAAAAACCCCACGAATTTAAACACACTAAACATCGTTTAGGTCAACTGATGACCGTAGAACGTGAACGTGAAATAGCACAAACAGAGATTGCAGTAAACAGTGAACAGTGA
- the rpsQ gene encoding 30S ribosomal protein S17 translates to MAVKERVGVVVSDKMNKTVVVAIENRSPHPKYRKIVVQTKKYKAHDEDNQCKIGDRVRIQETRPLSKTKRWIVAEILNTTPTSTEQ, encoded by the coding sequence ATGGCAGTTAAAGAAAGAGTTGGGGTAGTCGTTAGCGACAAAATGAATAAAACCGTAGTTGTCGCCATAGAAAACCGCAGTCCTCACCCCAAATACCGCAAAATCGTCGTGCAGACTAAAAAATATAAAGCTCACGATGAAGATAATCAATGTAAGATTGGCGATCGCGTTCGGATTCAGGAAACTCGCCCTCTGAGTAAAACCAAACGTTGGATAGTAGCTGAAATTCTCAATACTACACCAACATCCACTGAACAGTGA
- the rplN gene encoding 50S ribosomal protein L14, with product MIQQQTYLNVADNSGARKLMCLRVLGTGNCRYGGIGDEIIAVVKDAIPNMPVKKSDVVKAVIVRTRHPLRRASGMTIRFDDNAAVIINNDGNPKGTRVFGPVARELRDKNYTKIVSLAPEVL from the coding sequence GTGATTCAACAACAAACCTATCTTAATGTCGCTGACAATAGCGGTGCTAGAAAACTGATGTGTCTGCGGGTTCTAGGCACAGGTAACTGCCGTTACGGTGGCATTGGAGATGAAATTATTGCCGTAGTTAAAGACGCTATCCCGAATATGCCGGTCAAAAAATCCGACGTAGTCAAAGCAGTAATTGTGCGGACTCGTCACCCCCTACGCCGGGCAAGTGGAATGACCATTAGATTCGACGACAACGCCGCCGTTATTATCAATAATGATGGTAACCCCAAAGGAACTCGTGTCTTTGGCCCTGTAGCTCGGGAATTACGTGATAAAAACTACACTAAAATCGTTTCTCTGGCACCGGAGGTACTCTAA
- the rplX gene encoding 50S ribosomal protein L24 → MVKAFKKKKLSSLSGKMHVKKGDTVQVISGRDKGKVGEVLKALPKVSKVIVKGVNVKTKHVKPQQEGESGQIATFEAPIHSSNVMLYSTKEKIPSRINYTFTEDGRKVRMLKKTGEIID, encoded by the coding sequence ATGGTTAAAGCCTTTAAAAAGAAAAAACTCTCCTCCCTTTCTGGCAAAATGCACGTCAAAAAAGGAGATACCGTACAGGTCATCTCTGGACGAGATAAAGGAAAAGTAGGAGAAGTGCTTAAAGCATTACCTAAAGTGAGTAAAGTCATTGTTAAAGGTGTTAACGTCAAAACTAAGCACGTTAAGCCCCAACAAGAAGGGGAATCCGGTCAAATTGCGACTTTTGAAGCCCCGATTCATAGTTCTAATGTAATGCTTTATTCCACCAAAGAAAAAATACCCAGCCGCATTAACTATACTTTCACCGAAGATGGTCGCAAAGTCCGAATGCTCAAAAAAACTGGAGAAATCATTGATTAG
- the rplE gene encoding 50S ribosomal protein L5 → MTQRLKTVYYETIVPKLKEQFNYTNIHQVPKVIKVTVNRGLGDASQNAKALESSIAELATITGQKPVVTRARKAIAGFKIRKGMPVGVMVTLRSERMYAFLDRLISLALPRIRDFRGISGNSFDGRGNYSLGIREQLIFPEIDYDKIDQIRGMDISIITTAQTDEEGRALLTEMGMPFRK, encoded by the coding sequence ATGACTCAACGACTGAAAACCGTCTATTACGAAACCATTGTTCCTAAACTCAAAGAACAATTTAACTACACCAATATCCATCAAGTCCCCAAAGTCATTAAAGTGACTGTAAACCGAGGACTCGGAGATGCTTCGCAAAACGCTAAAGCCCTAGAATCATCCATTGCTGAACTGGCCACCATCACAGGACAAAAACCCGTCGTGACTCGCGCCAGAAAAGCGATCGCCGGATTTAAAATCCGTAAAGGAATGCCCGTCGGCGTTATGGTGACTTTACGTTCAGAGCGAATGTACGCCTTTTTAGACCGGCTCATTAGTTTAGCCCTTCCCCGAATTCGAGACTTTCGAGGCATTAGCGGCAACAGTTTTGACGGTCGAGGTAATTATAGTTTGGGCATTAGAGAACAATTAATCTTTCCCGAAATTGACTACGATAAAATCGATCAAATTCGAGGCATGGATATCTCAATCATCACCACCGCTCAAACCGACGAAGAAGGCCGAGCTTTATTAACAGAAATGGGAATGCCCTTCCGTAAATAA
- the rpsH gene encoding 30S ribosomal protein S8, which yields MASNDTIADMLTRIRNACAVRHPTTKVPTTKMTRSIAQVLKQEGFIEDFSEAGEGVGKHLVISLKYKGKTRQPIITTLKRVSKPGLRVYSPCKDLPRVLGGIGIAIVSTSQGIMTDREARRQGVGGEVLCYIW from the coding sequence ATGGCTTCAAACGACACAATTGCTGATATGCTAACTCGCATCCGCAACGCCTGTGCGGTGCGACACCCAACCACCAAAGTGCCCACCACTAAAATGACTCGCAGTATTGCTCAAGTTCTCAAACAAGAAGGATTTATTGAGGACTTTTCTGAAGCAGGAGAAGGAGTGGGCAAGCACTTAGTGATTTCCCTCAAATATAAAGGGAAAACTCGTCAACCCATCATCACAACCCTAAAACGGGTTAGTAAACCTGGATTACGGGTTTATTCTCCCTGTAAAGACTTGCCTCGGGTTTTAGGAGGCATTGGCATCGCCATTGTTTCCACCTCTCAAGGAATTATGACCGATCGAGAAGCGCGTCGTCAGGGAGTGGGTGGAGAAGTTCTATGTTACATCTGGTAA
- the rplF gene encoding 50S ribosomal protein L6 — protein MSRIGKRPITIPNKVTVNIDGSHVAVKGPKGELQRTLPTLVIVEQDEGVLRVVRQDDSRTARQRHGLCRTLVSNMVEGVSKGFEKRLEIQGVGYRAAAQGSKLTLNVGYSKPVEMDMPSGIGVAVEKNTEITITGIDKEIVGNVAAKIRAVRPPEPYKGKGIRYKGEVVRRKAGKTGKK, from the coding sequence ATGTCTCGTATTGGCAAACGCCCTATCACCATTCCCAATAAAGTTACTGTAAATATCGATGGCTCTCATGTAGCGGTTAAAGGACCCAAAGGAGAGCTACAAAGAACCCTGCCAACCTTAGTCATCGTTGAACAAGATGAGGGAGTTTTGCGAGTTGTTCGTCAAGATGACTCTCGCACAGCCCGTCAACGTCACGGACTATGCCGTACCCTAGTCTCGAACATGGTAGAAGGGGTATCTAAAGGTTTTGAAAAACGTCTAGAAATTCAAGGGGTAGGTTACCGGGCGGCTGCTCAAGGTAGCAAACTCACCCTTAATGTCGGCTACAGTAAACCCGTTGAAATGGATATGCCCTCCGGAATTGGAGTGGCCGTCGAAAAAAATACGGAAATTACGATCACCGGCATAGACAAAGAAATCGTCGGTAATGTAGCGGCCAAAATTCGCGCCGTGCGTCCTCCTGAACCTTACAAAGGTAAAGGAATTCGCTATAAAGGTGAAGTCGTTAGACGTAAAGCGGGTAAAACAGGTAAGAAATAA
- the rplR gene encoding 50S ribosomal protein L18: protein MKRTRTESVQRRHSRIRRKVEGTPSRPRLAVFRSNNHIYAQVIDDVAQHTLVAASTLDKDLKGEFSSGATCEASEAVGKLVAQRALAKGIEKVVFDRGGNLYHGRIRALAQAAREAGLDF, encoded by the coding sequence ATGAAACGGACACGCACAGAATCAGTTCAGCGCCGTCACAGTCGGATTCGGCGCAAAGTAGAAGGCACACCCAGCCGCCCTCGTTTGGCAGTTTTTCGCTCCAACAATCATATCTACGCTCAAGTGATCGACGATGTAGCACAGCATACCTTAGTGGCTGCATCTACTTTAGACAAAGACCTCAAAGGCGAGTTTTCTTCTGGGGCTACCTGTGAGGCTTCTGAAGCGGTTGGTAAATTAGTCGCTCAACGAGCGTTGGCAAAAGGAATTGAAAAAGTCGTCTTTGACCGAGGCGGTAATCTCTATCATGGAAGAATTAGAGCATTAGCACAAGCCGCTAGAGAGGCCGGATTAGATTTTTAA
- the rpsE gene encoding 30S ribosomal protein S5 translates to MAKRRKSSRTKEKETNWQERVIQIRRVSKVVKGGKKLSFRAIVVVGNETGQVGVGVGKAGDVIGAVRKGVADGKKQLIEVPLTKASSIPHLTNGASGGASVIMRPAAPGTGVIAGGAVRTVLELAGVKNILAKQLGSDNPLNNARAAINALETLRTFSEVAKERDVPLEHIYS, encoded by the coding sequence ATGGCAAAACGTCGTAAAAGTAGCCGAACAAAAGAAAAAGAAACCAACTGGCAAGAACGGGTGATTCAAATCCGCCGGGTCAGCAAAGTCGTTAAAGGAGGTAAAAAATTAAGCTTCCGAGCGATCGTTGTTGTTGGCAATGAAACCGGTCAAGTCGGTGTAGGAGTCGGTAAAGCCGGCGATGTTATTGGGGCTGTCCGTAAGGGAGTCGCTGACGGCAAAAAACAACTGATAGAAGTCCCTTTAACTAAAGCCAGTTCTATTCCCCATCTCACCAATGGAGCATCTGGCGGAGCATCCGTAATTATGCGCCCTGCTGCTCCAGGGACTGGGGTAATTGCCGGGGGAGCAGTCCGAACCGTACTAGAGTTAGCCGGAGTGAAAAATATTCTCGCTAAACAGCTTGGTTCTGATAACCCCCTCAATAACGCCAGAGCGGCCATCAATGCCCTAGAAACTCTCAGGACATTTTCAGAAGTGGCTAAAGAAAGAGACGTTCCTCTAGAACATATCTATAGTTAA
- the rplO gene encoding 50S ribosomal protein L15 — translation MNLHELAPQKGATKRRRRVGRGISAGQGASCGFGMRGQKSRSGTGTKPGFEGGQMPLYRRIPKLKHFPLVNRRQYTIINVGQLASLDPNSEVTLETLMDAGLITTNDGPLKILGNGELTIPLTIKAAAFTKGAQEKIEAAGGSCVVESSGSQKQ, via the coding sequence ATGAATTTACATGAACTTGCCCCTCAAAAGGGGGCTACCAAACGTCGTCGCCGAGTCGGTCGTGGTATTTCTGCCGGACAGGGAGCGAGTTGTGGTTTCGGAATGCGGGGTCAAAAATCTCGCTCAGGAACAGGCACTAAACCCGGCTTTGAAGGGGGACAAATGCCCTTGTATCGGCGTATTCCTAAATTAAAACATTTCCCGCTCGTTAATCGCCGTCAATATACCATCATCAATGTCGGTCAATTAGCTTCCCTAGACCCGAACTCAGAAGTGACCTTAGAGACTTTGATGGACGCGGGACTCATTACCACCAATGATGGCCCTTTAAAAATCCTTGGGAATGGAGAATTAACAATTCCCTTAACCATCAAGGCGGCTGCTTTTACCAAAGGGGCACAAGAGAAAATCGAAGCGGCGGGGGGTAGTTGTGTCGTAGAAAGTTCAGGCTCTCAAAAGCAGTGA